The following coding sequences lie in one Arachis ipaensis cultivar K30076 chromosome B03, Araip1.1, whole genome shotgun sequence genomic window:
- the LOC107633475 gene encoding uncharacterized protein LOC107633475 produces MAAESSRSCRSRSSAQKRELVCGHGERPVLRISGTRNNPGRRFWGCVYYEIQEECDFFRWADPEAESEDPHVAKMKRKVVALKAKVRDTEWKFRVAAVLGISGWLVLFCF; encoded by the exons ATGGCTGCCGAGAGCTCACGGTCGTGCCGGAGTCGGTCGTCTGCGCAGAAGAGGGAGCTTGTGTGTGGACATGGAGAGAGACCCGTGCTTAGGATTTCCGGAACGAGGAACAACCCTGGACGACGATTCTGGGGCTGTGTCTACTATGAG ATCCAGGAGGAGTGTGATTTCTTCCGATGGGCAGACCCAGAAGCAGAGAGTGAGGATCCCCATGTTGCAAAGATGAAGAGGAAAGTTGTTGCTCTGAAAGCAAAAGTGAGGGACACTGAGTGGAAGTTCAGAGTTGCTGCAGTGCTAGGGATTTCGGGATGGCTTGTTTTGTTTTGCTTCTAG